A single genomic interval of Spinacia oleracea cultivar Varoflay chromosome 6, BTI_SOV_V1, whole genome shotgun sequence harbors:
- the LOC110786390 gene encoding F-box protein SKIP8, protein MEIILSSFFPSYSFIVAFAATVLCFIFAVFAVRFSSPAVFSSLKGGGKVPNFKKERESEDTSGISSGSFNSSCSCNGSVLSADCTPVTENGGEMPALVSAAEKQTGASMMEMLVPEITTHALSYLDYPSLCRLSMTNSLMRKAANDDNAWKALYHKDFTVEQDSVRPADGWKAYYAATRAIVNINAEFFSILRERSLPAMSRFWRNADYVKCIHASGELFTGYNAVMESWQIAFNWEQLADGFQVRDVRARVLTGMAWLTMKVYAEMNAGPYNVTNVFEHHDGRWYMVHHHHSEMLVDEDVDQQIGHA, encoded by the exons ATGGAGATTATTCTATCATCCTTCTTTCCATCGTACTCCTTCATTGTAGCCTTCGCCGCAACCGTACTTTGCTTTATTTTCGCTGTCTTCGCCGTTCGATTTTCTTCCCCCGCCGTGTTTTCGTCGTTGAAAGGTGGTGGTAAAGTACCGAATTTCAAGAAGGAAAGAGAATCAGAAGATACTAGTGGTATTAGTAGTGGTAGTTTTAATAGTAGTTGTTCCTGCAACGGCAGCGTTTTGAGCGCGGATTGTACGCCGGTGACGGAGAACGGTGGTGAAATGCCGGCGTTAGTTTCGGCGGCGGAGAAGCAGACAGGCGCTTCGATGATGGAGATGTTGGTGCCGGAGATTACTACTCATGCGCTCAGTTATTTGGATTATCCTAGCCTTTGCCGTCTCTCGATGACCAATTCATTGATGCGAAAGGCCGCTAATGATGATAATGCCTGGAAAGCTCTTTACCATAAG GATTTTACTGTGGAACAAGATAGTGTCAGACCAGCTGATGGTTGGAAGGCTTACTATGCAGCTACAAGAGCAATTGTGAATATTAATGCAGAATTTTTTAGCATTCTCAGGGAAAGATCACTTCCAGCAATGAGTCGTTTCTGGCGTAATGCAGACTATGTGAAGTGCATTCATGCTTCAGGGGAGCTTTTTACTGG ATATAATGCAGTAATGGAGAGTTGGCAAATAGCATTTAACTGGGAGCAACTAGCAGATGGTTTTCAAGTTCGTGACGTGCGAGCTAGGGTCCTGACTGGTATGGCTTGGCTTACCATGAAAGTCTATGCTGAGATGAACGCGGGGCCATATAACGTGACCAATGTGTTTGAGCATCACGATGGGAGGTGGTACATGGTCCATCATCACCACTCTGAGATGCTGGTTGATGAAGATGTTGATCAACAGATTGGGCATGCATAA
- the LOC110786391 gene encoding SUN domain-containing protein 5: MKKAQNVGLNAKKCSIINNKKPQDPANNNDKINNGENTNRNSSNNNNSFYELCVSLIWCFVFLFYCEVCLSDGHGETHHYSNYKSMSSEAKLVGNGNSGFHNISVGNSTDSLLLEVNISINVNISAIQGLGSSNSNFSLPRHQGLEELVFNILSLGYNNLVCEIPCRIPQRMNKLEDHQHGRGLDSTYLKLDESRSTTISGNGVVEQVNITHRLEPDGTAYNFASAAKGAKVVAHNKEAKGANNILGKDHDKYLRNPCSVSDKFVVVELAEETLVDSVKIANFEHYSSNFKEFELQGSLSYPTDAWSFMGKFVAANVKHAQTFVLPEPKWVTYLNLSLVSHYGSEHYCTLSVLEVYGVDAIERMLEDLMVTSSRSTTNEQPSKINSTEVSSVKPQDVTGNGKNGNEVVNGNDSSVKGIGMNDEQKTGSSGKVPEPVVGKPNSRIPGDSVLKILMQKVRSVEVNLSVLDEYLQELHKKQGDIVPEIHKEISKVTSLLDSERKEINELIQWKEETDKQIEDIELWKAVFSTQVDELVSENRILRSLVENIENDQKSLHNKELSVLLVSFFFLCIAFLKLVSKRVLLSFGASQGNNNVSRTNRGWLLILLSSGITMLITLI, translated from the exons ATGAAGAAGGCTCAAAACGTTGGATTAAATGCCAAAAAATGTAGCATTATTAACAATAAAAAACCCCAAGATCCTGCCAACAACAACGACAAGATCAACAATGGCGAAAATACCAACAggaacagcagcaacaacaacaacagcttCTATGAACTGTGTGTTTCCTTGATTTGGTGCTtcgttttcttgttttattgtgaAGTTTGTCTCAGCGATGGACATGGAG AGACTCATCACTACTCTAATTATAAAAGCATGTCCTCTGAGGCTAAGCTTGTTGGCAATGGAAATTCCGGTTTCCATAACATCAGTGTTGGCAACTCCACAGACAGCCTGTTGTTAGAGGTTAATATATCAATAAACGTTAACATTTCTGCCATTCAAGGGCTAGGTTCTTCAAACTCTAATTTCTCGCTTCCTAGGCATCAAGGGTTGGAAGAACTGGTTTTTAACATATTAAGTTTAGGATACAACAACTTAGTTTGTGAAATTCCTTGTCGGATTCCTCAAAGAATGAACAAATTAGAGGACCACCAACATGGAAGGGGTCTAGATTCCACTTATTTGAAGCTCGATGAGTCCCGAAGTACAACAATATCAGGAAACGGGGTGGTCGAACAAGTAAATATTACCCATCGACTTGAACCTGATGGAACGGCTTACAATTTCGCCTCTGCGGCTAAAGGTGCAAAAGTTGTTGCTCATAATAAGGAGGCAAAAGGAGCAAATAACATTTTGGGGAAGGATCATGATAAGTATCTTAGAAACCCTTGTTCTGtatcagataagtttgtggtAGTTGAACTTGCGGAAGAAACTTTGGTTGACTCTGTAAAGATAGCAAACTTTGAGCACTACTCCTCAAACTTCAAGGAGTTTGAGTTGCAGGGAAGTTTGAGTTACCCTACTGATGCATGGTCCTTTATGGGGAAATTTGTTGCTGCCAATGTTAAGCATGCTCAGACCTTTGTTCTGCCCGAACCCAAATGGGTAACTTATTTGAACCTAAGTTTGGTTAGTCACTATGGATCAGAACATTATTGTACATTGAGTGTTTTGGAAGTTTACGGTGTTGATGCTATTGAGAGGATGCTTGAAGATCTAATGGTTACCTCTAGCAGATCTACTACTAATGAACAACCATCAAAGATTAATTCAACAGAAGTTTCATCAGTAAAACCTCAAGATGTTACAGGAAATGGGAAAAATGGTAATGAAGTTGTTAATGGAAATGATTCTTCTGTTAAAGGAATAGGAATGAATGACGAGCAAAAGACCGGCTCCTCAGGGAAGGTTCCTGAACCAGTGGTGGGAAAGCCAAATAGCAGAATTCCGGGAGATTCTGTTCTGAAGATCTTGATGCAGAAGGTGAGGTCAGTGGAGGTGAACCTATCTGTTTTGGATGAATATCTCCAGGAACTACATAAAAAACAAGGTGATATTGTTCCTGAAATCCACAAAGAAATATCAAAAGTTACTTCGCTCCTGGAcagtgaaagaaaagaaatcaatgaactaatTCAGTGGAAGGAAGAAACG GATAAGCAAATCGAAGATATCGAGTTATGGAAGGCTGTCTTCTCAACGCAAGTTGATGAGTTGGTCAGTGAAAATAGGATCCTCAG ATCTCTTGTCGAAAATATAGAGAATGACCAGAAAAGTCTACATAACAAGGAGCTTTCTGTTTTATTAGTGAGCTTCTTCTTCTTGTGCATAGCATTCCTGAAGTTGGTCTCCAAGCGGGTTTTGCTCTCTTTTGGAGCTTCTCAAGGCAATAATAATGTCTCTAGAACAAATAGAGGCTGGTTGTTAATACTCCTAAGCAGTGGCATCACGATGTTAATAACTTTGATCTAG